CAGGGAGTGTGTGAGTCCAGCCTTGCCCAGCTGCCTTGGTGCTGCTTGTTttcactgtattcttttttttttttttttttttgagactgagtctcgctctgtcacccaggctggagtgctgtggccggatctcagctcactgcaagctccgcctcccgggttcccgccattctcctgcctcagcctcccgagtagctgggactacaggcgcccgccacctcgcccggctagttttttgtattttttagtagagacggagtttcaccgtgttagccaggatggtctcgatctcctgacctcgtgatccgcccgtctcggcctcccaaagtgctgggattacaggcttgagccaccgcgcccggcctaattttcaCTGTATTCTTATTGACCCTTTCccattctccttctcctctcaacACCTTTCTGCTTCTCCTGGCCACCTTGTCCTTTTGTCCTGGCATCTTGAAGAAACAGGAGggaagcaagaaataaaaattagaggatggaaaaaagaaaggaagaaaggaaagaaaaggaagggagaaaggaaatgagCTTTTTGATCAACCGAACCTGAATCTAATCCCAGTGCTGCCATCAGTCAGTCGGAGGAAAGGGAGCGTTCATGACCTTGAGTGGATTTTgtgccctctctgagccttaggcCTATTGGGATTTCTGAGAGCCCTCAAGTTCCATCTTTCAGCTTTGTTGGATCTGTTTGGATTTAGGGAAATAAGAggtggaaaggaggaagaaaggaacaataatttatttatttatttatttatttatttatttttaaatttatttatttattattattttttttttgagacggagtcttgctctgtcgcccaggctggagtgcagtggccggatctcagctcactgcaagctccgcctcccgggttcacgccattttccggcctcagcctcctgagtagctgggactacaggcgcccgtcacctcacccggctagttttttgtatttttcagtagagatggggtttcaccatgttagccaggatggtctcaatctcctgaccttgtgatccacccgtctcggcctcccaaagtgctgggattacaggcttgagccaccgcgcccagcctatttttattttttattgtcattatttttgagacagagtcttgctctgtcgcccaggctggagtgcagtggcatgatctcagcctattgcaacctccacctacagggttcaagcaattcttgtgcctcagcctcctgagtagctgggattacagattacaggcatgcaccaccacgcccggctaatttttgcattttttttttttttagtagagagaggggtttcaccatataggccaggctggtcttgaatccctgacctcaagtgatccgcctgcctcagcttcccaaagtgctaggattacatgtgtgagccactgtgcccggccggaaAAAGAATTTAATGCATTGCAGAGATGGAGGTTGGGAATGCCAGTTCGCCACCCTTCCCCCAAACCCATTACCCAAGAGAGCTGGTGTCCTTTTCTCCCCATCCCCACAGAGGCGGGAAGGGTTCGCTCATTTCAGGCATCTCCAGCAGAACTCTCAGTGCCCTCCATAGATCTTTTAGGGAGGGGGCCCTTTGAGAGTCCCACGGAAGTGACAGCTGCAACAGGAACGGAGGTAGCATGGGTGAGCTAACCACTGCCTCACTCCACAACTGGACACTCTTCCCCTCCACCGTCCCTCAGAggccccatctgtgaaatgagattcTGGATTTGGGGGAGGATTGAAATGAGTTAATAGACATTCAAGTCTTAGAGAGCTGCCTGGCTCACAGGAAGTGCTTGGTAACTGGCAGCTGTTTGTTATGGTCCGGCTATTGTGTGCCTGTTTCAGGACTGATTCAATGACTTGCATTCACAACAACCTTGTTATCCGGAACAGAGGAAATACTGCTAAGATTGTTTCTCTTCTTGGTTGCTGCCTCACCGCTTGTCCTGAAGCCCAGACCATTGATGTAACAAGGATTTTCTTTCTGAGGATACCATGTTTTATTTGTGattcaagccttttttttttttttttttttttgaaatggagtctcactctgttgcccagactggagggcagtggcacaaaatcggcccactgcaacctccacctcccaggttcacaccattctcctgcctcagcctcccgagtagctggactacaggcgcccgccaccatgcctggctaattttttgtatttttagcagagatgatgtttcaccgtgttagtcaggatggtctcgatctcctgacctcgtgatccacccgccttggcctcccaaagtgctgggattacaggcgctggcgACCGCACCCGGCCCATGGCATATTTTTATTGCTCTGTTTTACCTACCATACATTGTCCTCTCAGATTAAAATAATAGTACCTTCAGTTAATAATACCTCGCATTTAGGAAGTTGCTTTCATCCCATGAGCTCAAAGCCCTCTACAAACATGACCTCATTCATTCTCCCAGGTGTGGGGCAGTTCTAGGTGTCCCAGCTAGTCATCTCCAACCAGATTCTCAGAAGCCAAAATGTGGATTAAGCACTTCCACATCTCAGGACCACAAATCACGGGCTCTGttgctctccttccctcttcctgagTGACCTTAGGCCCACAGAAGATAACTAGAACCTGAGTCTCTGGCTTGGGGGCCTTGCCCTCCATGCCTCGCCCAGGTACCCACAGCTGGGCCCTGCAACTGTTAAACATTACATAAACTGGATAAACTGCCTTCATATCCAGGAAATAACAGGTTTGGCAATTTTGGACTCTTGCTTTCCTTGGGAACTTACTTCTGAATTAAGACCTACGGGCTCATAGGGGACATTCCACTACATCCAGAAATGTCTCTCCCCAGAGTAGACCCTCCTACTCACGGCCCTGACATGTTTGACACCCGCATGTACTTGTGAAAACCTGGAGCTCCACAGTGACAGTACTTCCTTCTTCTGGGCTGCTTGTGGCCTGAGCTCCCTGGCAATGTATGCTGCCGGCTGCTCACTTTTGTTTTTACCTTGCAGTTACTGGACGGGAAGGCTGCAAGCTGTACTGGACTCTCCAGCCACACACCAGGTCCCAGCCCATGTGTACTTCAGGGCAATTCCCAGGAAAAAGCTGACTCCTACtccttcaaaacaaacaaacaaacaaacaaaaaacgaaccAAATGGAATGAGCTCATTGTAGTACCTGAATTTGTTTTTCATCAGTACAGAAACATTAACATTAGTTGTAATCTTCTtctttgtaaactttaaaaacacatattgtCAAGTTTTCTTAGATAGGGAGTTAAATCCAATGTAGGCAAAGTCAAGATAGAACCACGGCATGCTTTCTTATTATAAGCCTCCTTCTGTTCTGCAGACCTTTAGTTAAAATACACTCTGTAATTAGTAGTTCAGATAAAAACTCACTAAGTTCTCCTGAAACAGAAACTCTTAGCAGCCAATCCCTAACAATATTTATCTTCCCAATCTCTTCTGCCCCTTCCCCAATCTGCTTAAACTCCTAGTTCTTTTCCTACCCCCACAATTCTCAAACACAGCCCTGAAGATCAAACCCTAATCCAAAAGATGGAAGCTCAGCACATATAAACAAATTtggggccgggtatggtggctcacacctgtaatcccggcgctttgggaggctgaggcaggaggattactttagtccaggagttcaagaccggcctgggcaacatagtgagatctcatctctactaaaaattcaaaaattagtcaggcatggtggtgtgtgcctgtagtcccagctactcaagaggctgaggcaagaggatcgcttgaggttacagtgagccatgatcatgtcactctaGCCCTATCTAACAACCACCACCAAATGTTGGGCTTTAAAGGGCTACAACTGAGACACAGTATCTCTGCAGAAACACTCactgtttattatttgtttttatttggtagagatggagtctgtgctatgttgcccaagctggtgttgaactcctggcctcaagttatcctcctgtctcggcctcccaaagtgctgggactataggtgtaagccaccccAACCCCAGACTCCACTCCTACTGCCAcccattgtttttttaaaacgtGGTAGAAATTAAAGCTTCATCTTAGTTTTCGTGACaagccagattaaaaaaaaagaaattaaagcttCAGTTAGGTCAACCgatttaacaagaaaaaattcTTGGCTTGGGATATTGGTCACTGAGGAAGTCTCACTTTTTTCCTTGCATATTTCCTTGCATATCATATTTATTGTACATAAATCTTGGCTTCCATCTTCAGAGAGCAAAgtctttggtctaaaaactaagAAAAGACTGCTCGATCCTTGCGGTGGGTAGTGATTAGAAGAGCGCAGGATGCGGGTTCTTAGGGTGCAAGTAACGTTCTGTTAATTGATCTGGGTGTTCACTTGGTGAAAAGTCTGGGAGCTGTACCTGCGACATCGCACTTTCCTAATGTACGTTATGTctcaataaaagatttttttgaaaaattaggctgcttgaaagttatttttaaaaattacatgcttTTGAGACTTGAGCAGCTGCAAAGactctgttttctattttgatcATTCTGTTTCTCGAGATGACCACATCTTTCAGAGGAAATGAGTCAAAGCCACTCTGTCTTGCTTTTCCAGCTGAGCATGTTCTGTTTCAATGAAGTAATGAATGAACTTGGCCGCACCACCCCCAAGCCTACAACAGCAAACAGAGGGCCCTCGGCCAATCAGCAGGCACTCCGGGTTTTCAAGTTGAGTTCAAACAGGACCAACGGAGGCCAATCAGCGCGCGCGGCCCCGCCCCGAACGCCCGGCCCCGCCCCGAACGCCCGGCCGTGACCAACCACGAGGCCGGATGAGCCAAAACACAGCGGCCGGCCAATGCTGAGGAGCCCCACGGCGCCGAGCTCCGCCAATGGGCGCGGCCGGGCGAAAAGAGAAACAGTGAGGGCCCCACAGGCCGCAGGATTCGAATCGAACGTCCTTACGAGAGCCGGGCGCTGGCGGAGCGGCGCCCCGGCCAATCAGCGGCGGTCCCCGAACGTTGGGCCGGCCCAGCCCCGCCCCGCGCTGTTGTTTGTGGTGTCGGCCGGGCCGCGGGAGCCGAACCACAACATTCGCCGGGCGGGCGGCGGCGGAGCAGGCGgcggagcggcggcggcggcggcggtgagCGCGAGCCCCGGAGCCCTGGGCGGCCGGCCTCCCCCGCCCGCGCAGCCCCGCGTCTGCGTCCGGCCGGAGCCGCCGGGCCCCGCGCCGCGCCATGTCGGTGAACATGGACGAGCTGCGGCACCAGGTCATGATCAACCAGTTCGTGCTGGCCGCGGGCTGCGCGGCCGACCAGGCGAAGCAGCTGCTGCAGGCCGCCCACTGGCAGTTCGAGGTGCGAACCTGGCTGCCGCGGGGCCGGGCCGCGGGGGTCGGAGACGccgggcggcggcgggggcggggagcGCTCCTGTCGTTGGCCCGGAAGGCGATCGGCGCCCGCTAGCGGGTCTTAAGCAGGACCGGGGCTGGGGCCGGGACCGGCTCCCCCTGCACGTGGGGCAGTCGAGGGTCGGGGGCCGCGGACCGGGCGCGGAGGCGGGGGGAGCCGGTGGGGGGCCCGGCCGCTGCGTTTCCTGCCTCCGCCGGGCCCGCGGTGTCACTGCCCTGTTTGTCCGCAGACCGCGCTGAGCACGTTCTTCCAAGAAACCAACATTCCCaacagccaccaccaccaccagatgGTAAGCGGCGGCGGGCAGGGGCGCGGGCCGGGGCCGCTGTCAGCGCGACGGTGACAGCCATGTTGCCGGGGAGCGCCGCGCCGCGAATGTAAACAAAGAGCCAAAATGTCTTCCAGGAAAGAGCGGCTCCCGGGCCGGCGCTGGCGCCTCCAACTTTGAGGCCCGCCTCCCGGGCTGCTGCTGCTTGGCCTCGGGACTGGTGCCCGGCACTGGTCCCTGGGGGGAAGGGGTGCCAAAGTTGGGGgtaggagggagggggagaaggcCGGGGGCCTGGCGAGGAGCTCAGGAGCTGGGGGACCCCAGAGCCAGGGGATGAGGAGGGGGCTCGGGTGATGCCCGGACGTCTGGGACACTGGGAAGCCCGTGCGAAGGGCCCAGGGAGGGCACTGGGGGTGCTTGCGTTTATAGGGACCCCCTCGTGCTGTTGAGTGgttttccccctccccctccacacacacacacccagcgcTACAGGGAACAGGAAAGGCATGAATCCACCCTGGCTCAGGAAGCCGGGCTTCGGGCTCTAGCCACAAAGATCTGTTCACCCTTCCGAAGCCCAAGGGGACTGGGAAGTTGGAAGGACATACATCCCCCAAGCCAGGAGGACACACAGATTTTGGCCCAAGATAAGGCCAGGAGTGTGTCTTTAATTTCTGTGTTGAGTTCTACCAGCCCAGCACACCGAGAAGTGGTCTGGGTCTGGATTTGCTTTCTTTATCATTCTGGCCCAGACCTGAGCCTTTGCCCTCCTGGCCATGGGGTACCCTGCTTTCTTAGAGGCCCAGGACATCCCTCCTCTACCCTTCCCTGCTAGTTACCTATTGGACCtgctgggggaggaggggctgggctcaGCGATAGGGATCTTAAAACATTGTTCCCCAGGAGAGCTGTTGTGGCTTCTAGGTACATTTTTGGGATTTTTAACACTTGGTGCCCTTGCCTTTGGCTCTCTGTTTTCATCTAGTCACAGAGGACAAGTAGAGGGGTCTGTCTTGATCTTTTTAACTAGTTTTTCTCAGAATGGCTGATGCTGTATATAAATCAAGCAAAAATGGCATTTGAGTATGATGGGAGCATGGTACTGGCCACAGGGCTCTTAGAAACCCCAGAGGGTTTCATCTCCAGGAGACACGCTCCCCTGCACTTGACCATGAGAAGTGGCCAAGCACCCGCCTGTGCTTGAGCCTTGGAGCTCCCTGCCATCTCCTGTCAGAGGATCCTTGAGGTGTCCTCTCACCAGCTGTGGCCATCCCAAAAAGCTCAGAACTTCCAGATACTACAGCCATTCTGAGGGGCTGAGAACAGGGAGGCTCCCCAGGAAGAGCTGCTATGGCATCCTGTTTAGTTCCTATTGCCCCTCCTCTGCAAATCCCAAGGAGATGGTAAGTCTCTTTTGAAGCATCCCTCAAGGAAGGCAGCAGGTTTTGTAACACACGTGACCAGCGTGTCCATCAGTGCCCAAGTCTGAGTGCCTTAGCGGCAGAGCGGAGGATACCATCCCTGCTCTCGGAAAGTTcgtggtttctctttttttttttttttttttttttttctagttttgatttTGAGAAAGTGGGGGGCAGGAGAAGTCTctctgtgtggcccaggctggtctcaaactcctggcctcaagctatcctcccacctcagcctcccaaagtgctgggattataggagtgagccaccgcacccagctggcaatttcttttctattttttctttttcttttctttttttttttttttttttttttttgagatggagatttacTCTTATtgactaggctggagtacagtgatgtgatcttggctcactgcaaccttcacctcccaggttcaagctattctcctgcctcagcctcccaagtagctgggattacaggcacacgccaccacacctggctaattttgtatttttagtagagatggggtttctccatgttggtcaggctagtctccaactcccaacctcaggtggctcatctgcctcagcctcccaaagtgcagggattacaggcatgagccaccacgcccggcctggcaATTTCTTTTAGACAAAGTAAGTCAAAGGAAaaagattaaaagcaaaaaacaaaacaaaacaaaaaaacactagagACCAGTAacagcaaaatggcaaaaccagaAGTCATGAGTAACTGATAAATGATTGTCGCATACATTACTGTAGATTCCCATAGTTGGAACCTTCCCAGTTGATAAGGAGGGTTTCCCAGTTGGAAGTAGAGAAAGGCACCACAGACTTTAAGTGAGAGGACAAGGCGGGTGCAGGGGACACTGGGTTCTCTTGAGAACTGGCCGAGGGGGCGCATCTGGTTCAAAACTCCGATtttacagaagcagagagaacCTCCAGAGAGGTTCAGGaacttgcccaagctcacacaggCAGGCCGACACCATCACCCCTGCTGTTCTCTGGTGGCTGTTTGAGGAGACAGGCCTCGCTGGCTCAGGGAACTGGGGAAGTCGGTCACGATGCTGTGATGCAATtggcctccacccccacccttcaTTCATTGTTTCCTGCTGCCGAGAAGCCGTCCCCAGAGGCGGGGGGCAGGGAGtcgtggagggaggaggggaaaggtcTGGGTGGGGCCAGGCCTCTGCATTGAGTCCTTCAGCCTCCCCTGAGGGCCCCTAGAAAGGCAAGGGTCAGAGCTCCCTTGGTGCCTTGGGTGCTGACATGGTGTTGGGCTCAGTGGACAGGGTGTACGAGTGGCCCCCTTCAATGTAGCTTACACCCCCCCACGCACAGCCCCCGGTTTCTGGCTGTGAAagctccctctttttttttttttttttttttgagatggagttttgctctgccacccaggctggagtgcagtgacgcaaactgggctcactacaacctccacctcccaggttcaagtgattctcctgcctcagcctcccaagtggctgggattacagacacccatcaccacacctagctaatttttgtatttttaatagagacgggggttcaccatgttggtcaggctggtcttgaactcctaacctcaggtgatcctcccacctcagcctcccaaagtgctgggattacagacgtgagccactgtgccttgccaaCGCTCCCTCTTTCAAGGTGAAGAGCCCTCAAGTCTTGTTCCCCTGACTCCTGTGCTTGGGGGAGTGGCCAGTGTTGCTAAAATGAGGAGAAATTCGAAGAAGGACTCCTGTAGCTTcctgggaaagggagaaagcagCTTTGAGGTCCCAGTCAGTTTTGTGTGGTCTTGTTCTCTGTGTTGCCTCTTGCCCATGCTGCTGGCAAGGTACTCCTGGATGGcactccagcccctgcccccagggTAGTGGCAGAAGACAGCAGATGGGGGACTGTAGCTACCCCCAGGAAGAGGACTGAGGGGCTGGACAGACAGAAACTGCCAGCCTGCAGCCAAGGGCAGGCCAGCTGTGTGTTCGGCCTGAGGCTACAGACACAGGACACTGAAATCCCTGGTTTCTGTCCTCAGGGGGCCCAGATATAAAGGGGCTCTTGACTCTGTCTGTGCAGTGTGGCCCAGTAGATGTTAAGAACTTGGGCCTGCAGACTTGGGAGCTGGGGAGGTCCGTCTTCTCAACTTGCCCTCTGTTGTGGGTGGTGGGTGCATTTTCGGGCAACTGACttctgggcctcactttcctaATTTGTCATAAAGAGAGGATAATTGAAGCCATTAAGTATCATTGTTAAAAGATAAGGGAGgctgaccgggtgcggtggctcaagcctgtaatcccagcactttgggaggccgaggcgggtggatcacaaggtcaggagatcgagactatcctggctaacatggtgaaaccccatctctactaaaaatacaaaaaactagccgggcgaggtggtgggcgcctgtagtcccagctacttgggaggctgaggcagaagaatggcgtaaacccgggaggcggagcttgcagtgagccgagatcgcgccactgcactccagcctgggagacacagcgagactccgtctcaaaaaaaaaaaaaaaaaaaaagataagggagGCAAAGCCTTCAAGGCCTGGTGGCTGTCACCCTTAGTATGGTGTGAATCCATCCACCAAGGTGGTTTAACTTTTCCAGAGTTGGCACAGGAGGGAGAGCCTCCCTGCTGGCCGCTCTCCCTTGCCCAGCAGCCTGGGAGCATCTGAGGGTGGCTGGTGGGGCAGCCAGCTGCTCTCCCTGGCCAGGGAAGGCGCGGAGCAGCGGTGTCCTGGGCTGCCCCCTGCCCTCTCACTTGAATCTGACACCTTAGCTCCTGGGTGCAATTAACCATTCACTTTGGATGCTCCTCAGGGTGTCATTTCGTGAAACACCATTGGTTTTGATAAGgttcttgggttttgtttgtaTTGGCTCGGGGAGAGGGTGCTTTTGTCCTATGGAAGCTGCTTGTGCAAAAatgaatgaagctgaaaaatggCAGTAAAGGAGTGGCTGACCTGGGTAAGCCCCATCCAGTGGCTCGGGGACCCTCGAGGCAGCCTCCCCACACCCGTGTTCTCTCCCCACAGATGTGCACTCCCAGCAACACCCCTGCCACGCCGCCCAACTTCCCCGACGCGCTGGCCATGTTCTCCAAGCTCCGCGCCTCCGAGGGCCTGCAGAGCAGCAACAGCCCCATGACGGCAGCAGCCTGCTCCCCACCTGCAAACTTCAGCCCCTTCTGGGCCTCGTCCCCGCCCAGCCACCAGGCACCCTGGATCCcgccctcctcccccaccacctTCCACCACCTCCACCGCCCACAGCCCACGTGGCCCCCAGGAGCACAGCAGGGGGGCACCCAGCAGAAAGCCATGGCGGCCATGGACGGCCAGAGATGAGACTGGACGCCGCCGGGCGCTGGGCTGGAGCTGGGGGCAGCCCAGGGTTGTGGGGACACAGGAGGGCCAGGGAGGGGGGAGCCAGGGAGGGCAGGGGGTTTCCCGAAGATCGCACTGGAagattttataaaagaatttttGTGGGTGGGGGGGATAGTAAACTTCCTGGGCCACTTGGGTCCTTCAGGAGTTTTTCAGGCaagtttttcctctgtttttaatatataactataatatatatgaatatataaatataactaatGTGCGTGAGAATGGGCCTGGCACACCTGCGGTGCTTGGGGCTAGGGCTGCCATGCTGCAGAGCCGATGGAGTAATGATGTGGCACAAGGTGTCTCAGCTGCTTCGTTTAACAGCCATGCCTTCTGGAATCTGGAAGCGGACCCCACTCCCACAGTCACCGGGCAGCCACATAGCGGCTGCAGGTCCCAGGAGGGCCTGAAGCCAAAGTTGTGGAAGGCCCTCTTGGTATCAGGGCTCTCTCTCCCCATGGCCTCTTCCCCACCTCTGATTGCTGGTTGTGGCCCCATAGCTCTTGTCACCTGTCTCCTGCTGAATGCAGGGCTGATGTGGCACTGAGGAGCTGACTTAGGTCAAAGGTCAGGCTCTGCCCAGCAGGGGACTTGACTGCCCTGGGCGCCCTGCCCCTCCCACTGCGGAGAGCCTGCCTTTGGGTTTGGGTTTAGTTCCCAAATCAGAATCCCATCTCACCAGggtgaaattttaatttaaaaacttaaaaagagacTTTTCTAACTTCCCTGGTTTGCGGTGCTTTTATTTCCGTTGGTGGGAAAAGCAGTCTCCTCAGAAGGGGTGGTGGGGGTCTCTTGCCATTGGGCCGGTCTGGATGTTTTTTACTGGGGGGTGGTCACACCAGGGGCTCTTGACAGCATGGTCCAGGTTgctgtggggatggggaggggccGGGGTCCATCCTGAGTTGCTGTGACCGTCCCTTCTTGGCCCCATCGGTGTAGCCCCCACCCACAGAGTCCTAGGGAGGAGCGCTGGAAGTCATTTCCATCTGCAGTGGGGAGAGCTTCCTTCTAGCTGGGGGCCTCCTGATGGCCCCCCAGGCCCTCCCAGGAGGCATCTTCCAGCTGGGCTCATCTCTGATATTCctcccctcagcttcccagggcAGTATGTCCGTTTGGATCGAGGGCCATGACCCAAATGTCAGTTAAGGCTGGCGGGTCCCCAGAGGGGCCTGCTTCCATTCCCCCTTACCCAGAGCCCCGTAGGTGTCAGCATGGGACACGGCTACCAGTTCCTGGCCTAGCAGCTCGTCCTCAGCTGGTCCTGAGGCGCGGGAGGTCAGCTGCGTGGGGAGCCTGTCCACCTGGCTAATGGGGGT
The Papio anubis isolate 15944 chromosome 17, Panubis1.0, whole genome shotgun sequence genome window above contains:
- the UBALD2 gene encoding UBA-like domain-containing protein 2, which translates into the protein MSVNMDELRHQVMINQFVLAAGCAADQAKQLLQAAHWQFETALSTFFQETNIPNSHHHHQMMCTPSNTPATPPNFPDALAMFSKLRASEGLQSSNSPMTAAACSPPANFSPFWASSPPSHQAPWIPPSSPTTFHHLHRPQPTWPPGAQQGGTQQKAMAAMDGQR